The following proteins are co-located in the Thermoplasmata archaeon genome:
- a CDS encoding TrmJ/YjtD family RNA methyltransferase has product MTARIDVVLVRPKEDGNVGAVARVAKNFGAERLIFVAPRAKLGVEARRRSMAGLPLLKAAHTYSTLDKAVASADLVVGTTDLSTGRSTGYLRRSVSPERLGEVLESLVGRVAIVFGPEDNGLSRTELLRCDLLVHIPAGREFPTLNLSHAAAIVLYAMHRARRGQASESTPAPEELEINGPEKELLLRRLGELMERTGYPGHKRRGLILLFRRVFGRATPTEAEFRMMLGFVKGVERSLPRK; this is encoded by the coding sequence GTGACGGCCCGGATCGATGTGGTCCTCGTCCGACCCAAAGAGGACGGCAACGTCGGCGCGGTGGCTCGGGTCGCCAAGAACTTCGGCGCGGAGCGTCTCATCTTCGTCGCCCCACGCGCCAAGCTCGGAGTCGAGGCCCGTCGCCGGTCGATGGCCGGTCTCCCGCTCCTGAAAGCCGCGCACACCTACTCCACGCTCGACAAGGCCGTGGCCAGCGCGGACCTCGTGGTCGGAACGACGGACCTGTCCACCGGTCGGTCGACCGGCTACCTGCGCCGCTCGGTGAGTCCCGAGCGGTTGGGGGAGGTTCTCGAGTCCCTCGTGGGGCGCGTCGCGATCGTCTTCGGGCCCGAGGACAACGGCCTCTCCCGGACCGAGCTCTTGAGATGCGATCTGCTCGTCCACATCCCCGCAGGCCGCGAGTTCCCTACCCTCAACCTCTCCCACGCGGCCGCGATCGTGCTCTACGCGATGCATCGTGCGCGCCGCGGGCAGGCCTCCGAGAGCACGCCCGCCCCCGAGGAGCTCGAGATCAACGGCCCCGAGAAGGAGCTTCTCCTTCGGCGGCTCGGGGAGCTCATGGAGCGGACGGGCTATCCCGGGCACAAGCGACGGGGTTTAATCCTCCTCTTCCGTCGTGTCTTCGGCCGAGCCACCCCCACCGAGGCGGAGTTCCGCATGATGCTCGGGTTCGTCAAGGGGGTTGAGCGGTCGCTTCCCCGAAAGTAG